In one Bacillus thuringiensis genomic region, the following are encoded:
- a CDS encoding ribose-phosphate diphosphokinase, with product MSTQYLNSNLKVFSLNSNKELAEQIAKHIGVGLGKCSVDRFSDGEVQINIEESIRGCDVFIIQSTSFPVNEHIMELLIMIDALKRASAKTINIVIPYYGYARQDRKARSREPITSKLVANLLETAGATRVITLDLHAPQIQGFFDIPIDHLMGVPILSDYFETKGLKDIVIVSPDHGGVTRARKMADRLKAPIAIIDKRRPRPNVSEVMNIIGNIEGKTAILIDDIIDTAGTITLAANALVENGASEVYACCTHPVLSGPAIERIQNSNIKELVVTNSIVLPEEKKIDKVHELSVAPLIGEAIIRVYEEESVSVLFN from the coding sequence ATGTCGACTCAATATCTAAATTCTAATTTGAAAGTATTCTCTTTAAACTCTAATAAGGAACTTGCTGAGCAGATTGCAAAGCATATTGGAGTAGGACTAGGAAAATGTTCTGTTGATCGTTTTAGTGATGGAGAAGTTCAAATTAACATTGAAGAAAGTATCCGTGGTTGCGATGTATTCATTATTCAATCTACAAGCTTCCCAGTAAACGAACATATCATGGAATTACTTATTATGATCGATGCATTAAAACGTGCATCTGCGAAAACAATTAATATTGTTATTCCTTACTATGGTTATGCGCGTCAAGACCGTAAAGCGCGTTCTCGTGAACCAATTACATCGAAACTTGTAGCAAACTTGCTTGAAACAGCAGGTGCAACTCGTGTAATCACTCTAGATTTACATGCTCCACAAATTCAAGGGTTCTTTGATATCCCAATCGACCACTTAATGGGTGTACCGATTCTTTCTGATTACTTTGAAACAAAAGGTCTTAAAGATATCGTAATCGTGTCTCCTGATCATGGTGGTGTAACTCGTGCAAGAAAAATGGCAGATCGTCTAAAAGCGCCAATCGCTATTATTGATAAGCGTCGTCCTCGCCCGAACGTTTCAGAGGTAATGAACATTATCGGTAATATTGAAGGCAAAACAGCGATTTTAATTGATGACATCATTGATACAGCTGGTACAATTACATTAGCAGCAAACGCTCTTGTTGAGAACGGTGCTTCTGAAGTATATGCTTGCTGTACACACCCAGTATTATCTGGTCCAGCAATTGAGCGTATTCAAAATTCAAACATTAAAGAGTTAGTCGTAACGAACTCTATTGTATTACCAGAAGAGAAGAAAATCGACAAAGTACATGAACTTTCAGTTGCTCCATTAATCGGAGAAGCAATCATTCGTGTATACGAAGAAGAATCTGTGAGTGTATTATTCAATTAA